A single Muntiacus reevesi chromosome 9, mMunRee1.1, whole genome shotgun sequence DNA region contains:
- the PTH gene encoding LOW QUALITY PROTEIN: parathyroid hormone (The sequence of the model RefSeq protein was modified relative to this genomic sequence to represent the inferred CDS: inserted 2 bases in 1 codon) yields the protein MGVCVLFSDPIVKIXRVGSDVICNNKKASQFNMMSAKDMVKVMMVMFAICFLARSDGKSVKKRAVSEIQFMHNLGKHLSSMERVEWLRKKLQDVHNFVALGASIAYRDGSFQRPRKTEDNVLVESHQKSLGEADKADVDVLIKAKPQ from the exons ATGGGAGTGTGTGTGCTGTTCTCTGATCCTATAGTTAAAAT CAGAGTTGGGAGTGACGTCATCTGTAACAATAAAAAAGCTTCACAGT ttaatATGATGTCTGCAAAAGACATGGTTAAGGTAATGATGGTCATGTTTGCCATCTGTTTTCTTGCAAGATCAGATGGGAAGTCTGTTAA GAAGAGAGCTGTGAGTGAAATACAGTTTATGCATAACCTGGGCAAACATCTGAGCTCCATGGAAAGAGTGGAATGGCTACGGAAAAAGCTACAGGATGTGCACAACTTTGTTGCCCTTGGAGCTTCTATAGCTTACAGAGATGGTAGTTTCCAGAGACCTCGAAAAACGGAAGACAATGTACTGGTTGAGAGCCATCAAAAAAGTCTTGGAGAAGCAGACAAAGCTGATGTGGATGTATTAATTAAAGCTAAACCCCAGTGA